Proteins found in one Brevibacillus brevis genomic segment:
- a CDS encoding ABC transporter substrate-binding protein, which yields MRKTSLRLMLGAMLSAVMLVTGCGGQATPSSDSSSSTPAASTNTSAPAASEEREVKHFMGSTKIKGTPQRVITLTSESTEAVLALGITPVGAVMSGLGKSGDPWHPHIKEKMKDAVELGDENQPNVELIASLKPDLILGTKGRQGQEKVYTQLSAIAPTVFSEDLVGRWKINFALYSEALNKKAEGDKLMADFDKKIEDAKGKLGDKTKMKVSVVRFVAGKTRLYLKDTFSGVVLSQLGFARPASQDIDEFKKDIPKELMAEMDGDVMFYWIGDHSGDGSANKYTEEWMKDPLYQKLNVAKNNKAFQVDEVIWNVGGGILSAELLVDDIVERFSKL from the coding sequence ATGCGCAAAACTTCCCTGCGTTTGATGCTCGGGGCTATGCTTTCCGCTGTCATGCTCGTAACAGGTTGCGGAGGACAGGCAACGCCTTCATCCGACTCATCTTCTTCTACACCAGCCGCGTCAACAAATACATCAGCACCGGCAGCGTCTGAAGAGAGAGAAGTAAAACACTTTATGGGGTCAACAAAAATAAAAGGGACTCCTCAACGTGTCATCACTCTCACCAGTGAAAGCACAGAGGCTGTTCTCGCGTTAGGGATTACGCCAGTTGGGGCTGTCATGAGTGGCCTTGGCAAATCTGGTGACCCATGGCATCCACATATTAAAGAAAAAATGAAGGATGCAGTTGAATTGGGTGATGAGAACCAACCAAACGTTGAGCTAATCGCCAGCCTGAAGCCAGATCTGATTCTGGGAACAAAAGGACGCCAAGGGCAAGAAAAAGTATACACTCAGCTTTCCGCGATTGCTCCAACCGTCTTCTCCGAGGATCTCGTAGGCAGATGGAAAATCAACTTTGCCCTTTACTCCGAAGCGTTGAATAAAAAAGCTGAAGGCGACAAGCTGATGGCTGATTTTGATAAGAAGATTGAGGATGCAAAAGGAAAACTGGGTGACAAGACGAAGATGAAAGTCTCTGTCGTTCGTTTCGTAGCTGGTAAAACTCGTCTCTACTTGAAAGACACTTTCTCTGGCGTTGTTCTGAGCCAGCTCGGTTTTGCTCGACCAGCCTCCCAAGACATCGATGAGTTCAAAAAAGACATTCCAAAAGAACTCATGGCTGAAATGGATGGCGACGTCATGTTTTACTGGATCGGCGATCATTCCGGTGATGGATCTGCCAATAAATACACAGAGGAATGGATGAAAGATCCGCTCTATCAAAAACTGAATGTCGCGAAAAACAATAAGGCATTCCAAGTTGACGAAGTGATCTGGAACGTAGGCGGCGGCATCCTTTCTGCTGAACTGCTTGTTGATGACATCGTAGAACGCTTCTCCAAACTGTAG
- a CDS encoding PAS domain-containing sensor histidine kinase, with product MNKLNTPFLWKKKRSKKEITQVLFPDQILKAFFHFTTDAISISDLDNNIVLVNHAFEQYYGWSMEEIYASPLCFIPEEYKSETKQLFDAVRSMGVLLTNYETIRQRKDGTKMDVILSAAPIKDETGKIIGASCITRDISDRKKIEEALRQTEAKYRLLIDHTQDIVTIYDLSMRRIYASPSIEQLGFVPAEVTSPNNLQLTHPEDIPMFRNKFQEIMATKQPVHFETRSMDRNGNEVSFETRGIPILSAVGDVQNIMLVSRNITERKYSEAALFKSENTNKIISEYTDDLILITDKNGDILYLSPSHSRVIETSEHCRQLTFAEIHPEDRKTVIDHFHHLLATKEPKICEFRFQTKNNKWIVLESKGAPILTKTGDCDGFIIVSRDITERRHNEELLRKAEKLSVIGELAAGIAHEIRNPLTSLKGFIQFLYPSMKDNQQYADIMLSELDRINFIVSELLVLAKPHSIQIKPLPLIPLLENVLVLLRSEANLKNIDFRTAFAYHPIIAGEENQLKQVFINIIKNAIEAIDGHGEIHIATALKDNHQVLITLTDTGCGISEEMIHKLGAPFFTTKENGTGLGLMISSKIMKDHNGSLEIKSREHEGTVVEITLPIVQGQIGSS from the coding sequence ATGAACAAGCTTAATACCCCTTTCTTATGGAAAAAGAAACGTTCAAAAAAGGAAATCACGCAAGTTTTGTTTCCCGATCAAATATTAAAAGCATTTTTCCACTTTACGACGGATGCCATCTCCATTAGTGATCTCGATAACAATATCGTCTTGGTGAATCATGCTTTTGAGCAATACTACGGTTGGTCCATGGAGGAGATTTACGCTTCACCGCTCTGCTTTATTCCAGAAGAGTACAAGAGCGAGACCAAACAGTTATTTGATGCAGTCAGGAGCATGGGTGTCTTACTAACGAATTATGAAACCATCAGGCAGCGAAAAGATGGCACGAAGATGGATGTCATTCTGTCGGCTGCTCCAATCAAAGACGAAACGGGAAAAATTATTGGTGCTTCCTGCATTACTCGTGACATTTCTGACCGCAAAAAAATTGAAGAGGCCTTGCGTCAAACTGAAGCCAAATATCGTCTTCTCATCGATCATACTCAGGATATCGTGACGATTTATGATTTATCCATGCGACGCATCTATGCATCTCCATCTATCGAGCAATTGGGATTTGTTCCAGCCGAGGTTACTTCCCCTAACAATCTGCAGCTCACACATCCAGAGGATATCCCTATGTTCCGGAACAAATTTCAAGAGATCATGGCAACGAAGCAACCCGTTCATTTCGAGACACGCTCTATGGATAGGAATGGAAACGAAGTCTCCTTTGAAACACGCGGTATCCCCATTTTAAGCGCGGTAGGAGACGTTCAAAACATCATGTTAGTCTCGCGAAATATCACAGAACGCAAATACTCAGAGGCCGCCTTGTTTAAAAGCGAGAATACGAACAAAATCATCTCAGAATACACAGATGATCTGATTCTGATTACGGACAAAAACGGGGATATCCTCTATCTCTCCCCTTCGCATTCACGCGTAATCGAAACGAGTGAACATTGCCGTCAGCTTACCTTTGCCGAGATTCATCCAGAAGATCGCAAAACTGTTATTGACCACTTTCATCATTTGCTGGCGACCAAAGAACCAAAGATATGCGAATTCCGTTTCCAGACGAAAAATAACAAATGGATCGTTCTCGAATCAAAGGGTGCCCCCATCCTGACGAAAACGGGAGATTGTGATGGCTTTATCATCGTATCGCGGGATATTACAGAACGGCGGCATAACGAGGAACTATTACGAAAGGCTGAGAAGCTGTCTGTGATTGGCGAGCTAGCTGCTGGAATCGCCCATGAGATTCGCAATCCGCTCACATCTTTGAAGGGCTTTATCCAATTTCTTTATCCGAGCATGAAAGATAACCAGCAATACGCCGATATCATGCTCTCTGAACTGGACCGGATCAATTTTATTGTGAGTGAATTGCTAGTCTTGGCAAAGCCACATAGCATTCAAATCAAGCCTCTTCCGCTCATCCCATTGCTGGAAAACGTGTTGGTACTTTTGAGGTCGGAAGCCAATTTGAAAAACATCGATTTCCGTACCGCATTTGCTTACCATCCGATCATTGCGGGAGAAGAAAACCAGCTCAAACAGGTCTTTATCAACATCATTAAAAATGCCATCGAAGCGATTGACGGACATGGTGAGATTCATATTGCCACCGCCTTAAAAGACAATCATCAAGTACTCATTACACTCACAGATACTGGCTGTGGAATCTCTGAAGAAATGATTCACAAGCTGGGCGCCCCCTTTTTCACGACAAAAGAAAACGGAACTGGCCTCGGCCTCATGATCAGCAGCAAAATCATGAAAGACCACAATGGCAGCTTGGAAATTAAAAGCAGGGAGCACGAAGGTACAGTGGTAGAAATAACACTGCCGATTGTACAGGGCCAAATTGGGTCATCCTAG
- a CDS encoding DUF4023 domain-containing protein, producing MDFSKMSTGEFVAKIRESQAKNLRSRQHQGYGHPEKRLPSKQGI from the coding sequence ATGGATTTCTCCAAAATGAGCACGGGTGAGTTCGTGGCCAAAATTCGCGAATCCCAGGCGAAAAACCTGCGAAGCAGACAGCATCAGGGCTACGGTCATCCCGAAAAACGTTTGCCTAGCAAGCAAGGTATTTAA
- a CDS encoding branched-chain amino acid ABC transporter substrate-binding protein: MKKQKSLSILAATFALSTLLAGCGGGTGTGGQSATPQPSNNSGGSTGGASGATEKLVVAVVGPMSGQYSDYGSTAKAGAEYALKEKAEAFKALGFDVQLSAQDDQADPKQGVAVAQMLISNPDVVGVVGHATTGASITAAAQYEQEKLVMVSPSATGSDLTEQGKKIVHRICARDDQQGSKAAIFAKNQLNVKTAFVMHDKAAYGQGLAEEVKKQFEKDGVQVLGYEGVTAGEKDYSAIITQILAKNPEMIYFGGYYSDAGIIVKQAREKGFKGVFMGGDGYDSADMVKIAGAENANNVVFTSTVGDIGATEDGKKWITDFESATGNKVGIFTSFGYDSMGVMLNGLEEAIKANGGKKPTREQVLEAVHKTKDYKGKFVNVTFNEKGDNDFASVYVYKYEDGKKVFMGEAK, from the coding sequence ATGAAAAAACAGAAATCATTGTCGATACTGGCTGCAACATTTGCTCTGAGCACATTGCTCGCGGGCTGCGGCGGAGGTACGGGGACTGGTGGACAAAGCGCGACACCACAGCCAAGCAATAATAGCGGAGGAAGCACGGGCGGTGCAAGTGGCGCTACTGAGAAGCTCGTCGTTGCTGTAGTTGGTCCGATGTCTGGGCAGTACTCCGATTACGGAAGCACAGCAAAAGCTGGTGCTGAATATGCATTGAAAGAAAAGGCAGAGGCATTCAAAGCACTTGGCTTTGACGTTCAATTGTCCGCGCAAGACGACCAAGCTGACCCAAAACAAGGGGTAGCAGTCGCACAAATGTTGATTTCCAATCCTGATGTAGTCGGAGTAGTTGGCCATGCTACAACAGGTGCTTCCATCACAGCAGCAGCGCAATACGAGCAAGAGAAGCTCGTGATGGTATCTCCTTCCGCAACGGGATCAGATTTGACTGAGCAAGGCAAGAAGATCGTACACCGCATTTGTGCGCGTGATGATCAACAAGGCTCCAAGGCTGCTATTTTTGCCAAAAATCAGTTGAATGTAAAAACAGCATTCGTTATGCATGACAAGGCTGCATATGGACAAGGTCTTGCGGAAGAAGTGAAAAAGCAATTTGAAAAAGACGGCGTACAAGTTCTCGGCTATGAAGGGGTAACAGCAGGCGAGAAGGATTATAGTGCGATTATCACCCAAATCCTCGCGAAAAATCCAGAGATGATCTACTTCGGTGGATACTACTCTGATGCAGGAATCATCGTGAAGCAAGCACGTGAAAAAGGATTCAAAGGTGTCTTCATGGGTGGCGATGGCTATGACTCCGCTGACATGGTGAAAATTGCTGGTGCGGAAAATGCCAATAATGTAGTCTTTACTTCTACTGTTGGCGATATTGGTGCTACCGAAGACGGCAAGAAATGGATTACAGACTTCGAGAGCGCGACTGGCAACAAAGTAGGGATCTTCACTTCGTTTGGTTATGACTCCATGGGTGTTATGCTGAACGGTTTGGAAGAAGCGATCAAAGCAAACGGCGGCAAAAAGCCAACTCGTGAACAAGTGCTGGAAGCTGTTCACAAAACCAAAGATTACAAAGGCAAATTCGTTAACGTAACATTCAATGAAAAAGGCGACAACGACTTTGCTTCCGTATACGTGTACAAGTATGAGGACGGCAAGAAAGTATTTATGGGTGAAGCGAAGTAA
- a CDS encoding copper amine oxidase N-terminal domain-containing protein, with amino-acid sequence MLRKFSTMMLTAALLTGSVAATAAFAQTAPAPVQQQKIKVQLNGKEFPFPQEIVTENGVAYVNASTLAIALGGSAAWDSTTKSLLVAKDNKYALRMYENQNFAYKNGKETSVANPPRPVTGAVLVPLVFIAQELGAKVEYDAKTLTYKLSIPINS; translated from the coding sequence ATGCTTCGCAAGTTTTCGACAATGATGCTGACAGCGGCTCTTCTAACAGGAAGTGTAGCGGCAACGGCTGCTTTCGCCCAAACTGCTCCTGCTCCTGTACAGCAACAAAAAATCAAAGTTCAGCTAAACGGCAAGGAGTTCCCATTCCCACAAGAAATCGTTACCGAAAATGGTGTTGCGTATGTAAATGCGAGCACATTGGCGATTGCTTTGGGTGGTAGTGCAGCATGGGATAGCACGACCAAATCTCTGTTGGTTGCCAAAGACAACAAGTACGCTCTGCGTATGTACGAAAACCAAAACTTTGCTTATAAAAACGGCAAAGAAACCAGTGTAGCAAATCCGCCACGTCCAGTGACCGGAGCAGTGCTCGTGCCCCTCGTATTCATTGCCCAAGAATTGGGTGCAAAAGTAGAATACGATGCAAAAACGCTCACTTACAAACTGAGCATTCCAATTAATTCCTAA